A single window of Plasmodium malariae genome assembly, contig: PmUG01_00_8, whole genome shotgun sequence DNA harbors:
- the PmUG01_00022200 gene encoding fam-l protein: MERKIKTLLFIKIYAFVFISWICHFYTYMSKQNKYLVECYNQHRKIYARNYRLLAKYKQDKDSIIVCLEEEMPNRVNDKKNISNSEKLLPREKKQSNGSFQINVRGHKKNIKNKSCIFETKQYSYMEKKIFKELDYVDFLKNNRTISDNTYKKIIYKKFGLRFALPIFLFFGLINIICVRFFLWIWDVCSFF; this comes from the exons ATGGAACGAAAAATTAAGACActgttatttattaaaatttatgctTTTGTGTTTATAAGTTGGATATGTCATTTTTACACTTATATG AGTAAGCAAAACAAATATTTGGTTGAGTGCTACAATCAgcatagaaaaatatatgcaagaAACTATCGTTTACTGGCGAAATATAAGCAGGATAAGGATTCAATTATTGTATGTTTAGAGGAAGAAATGCCAAATAGAGTaaacgataaaaaaaatatatctaatagTGAAAAATTGCTCCCAAGAGAAAAGAAACAGTCAAATGGAAGTTTCCAAATAAATGTAAGAggccataaaaaaaatataaaaaataaatcttgtatatttgaaacTAAACAGTATTcttatatggaaaaaaaaatattcaaagaacttgattatgtagattttcttaaaaacaacAGAACAATAAGTGAtaatacttataaaaaaataatatataaaaaattcggATTGCGATTTGCTTTACCtatattcctattttttGGTCTTATCAATATCATTTGTGTTAGATTTTTTTTGTGGATATGGGATGTTTGTTCGTTTTTTtag